A region from the Lysobacter sp. BMK333-48F3 genome encodes:
- a CDS encoding AAA family ATPase — protein MARIIAVANQKGGVGKTTTAVNLAAALARAPKRVLLVDLDPQGNATMGSGIDKRQLEDSVCDVLLGEAEVGSAIVRAPEDFDLLPGNIDLTAAEIRLMSEDEREQRLKRALAPLADRYDFIIVDCPPALSLLTLNALTAADSIIVPMQCEYYALEGLSALVDTIEALKARLNPSLEIEGVLRTMFDVRNNLANAVSAELINHFGDRVFRTIVPRNVRLAEAPSHGQSIVGYDKASRGGIAYMGLAGEVLRRQREREQAAKAAARAAIAETAA, from the coding sequence ATGGCCCGCATCATCGCCGTCGCCAATCAGAAAGGCGGGGTCGGCAAGACCACCACCGCGGTCAACCTGGCCGCCGCGCTGGCGCGCGCGCCCAAGCGCGTGCTGCTGGTCGACCTGGACCCGCAGGGCAACGCGACCATGGGCAGCGGCATCGACAAGCGCCAGCTCGAGGACTCGGTCTGCGACGTCCTGCTCGGCGAAGCCGAAGTCGGCAGCGCGATCGTGCGCGCCCCGGAAGACTTCGACCTGCTGCCCGGCAACATCGACCTGACCGCGGCCGAGATCCGCCTGATGAGCGAGGACGAGCGCGAGCAGCGGCTCAAGCGCGCGCTGGCGCCGCTGGCCGACCGCTACGACTTCATCATCGTCGACTGCCCGCCGGCGCTGTCGCTGCTGACCTTGAACGCGCTGACCGCGGCCGATTCGATCATCGTGCCGATGCAGTGCGAGTACTACGCGCTGGAAGGCCTGAGCGCGCTGGTCGACACGATCGAGGCGCTGAAGGCGCGGCTGAACCCTTCACTGGAAATCGAAGGCGTGTTGCGCACCATGTTCGACGTGCGCAACAACCTCGCCAACGCGGTCTCGGCCGAACTGATCAACCACTTCGGCGACCGGGTGTTCCGCACCATCGTGCCGCGCAACGTGCGCCTGGCCGAAGCGCCCAGCCACGGCCAGAGCATCGTCGGCTACGACAAGGCCAGCCGCGGCGGCATCGCCTACATGGGCCTGGCCGGCGAAGTGCTGCGCCGCCAGCGCGAACGCGAGCAGGCCGCCAAGGCCGCCGCG